A section of the Kribbella sp. HUAS MG21 genome encodes:
- a CDS encoding sugar phosphate isomerase/epimerase family protein: MKIICQEQLLPGGSLQEKWDFAVAAGYDGIELRGKGDLAFRDRLPELRQAKADGVVMPTVCVDMLHFFGAFDAGLRADAIVQLKSQLSVIAELGGIGAQTPASYGMFSRRLPPFEPPRDEAGDREVLLDGLRQLGEHAAAEGVELFLEPLNRYEDHMVNRLEQAAELIKATGLESVRIGIDSYHMNIEESDPSAAITEFAPYVGHVQLSDSNRLQPGAGHLDWAAFLGALDAVGYDRYLAVECRLSGDPVEAVRSIPAVVRRYV; encoded by the coding sequence ATGAAGATCATTTGCCAAGAGCAACTGCTGCCGGGCGGGAGCCTGCAGGAGAAGTGGGACTTCGCGGTCGCCGCCGGGTACGACGGCATCGAGCTGCGCGGCAAGGGTGACCTCGCGTTCCGCGACCGGCTGCCGGAGCTCCGGCAGGCCAAGGCGGACGGCGTCGTGATGCCGACGGTCTGCGTCGACATGCTGCACTTCTTCGGCGCGTTCGACGCCGGCCTGCGCGCGGACGCGATCGTGCAGCTGAAGTCCCAGCTGTCGGTGATCGCCGAGCTCGGCGGGATCGGCGCGCAGACCCCGGCGTCGTACGGGATGTTCTCCCGGCGGCTCCCGCCGTTCGAGCCACCGCGGGACGAGGCCGGCGATCGCGAGGTGCTGCTCGACGGCCTCCGCCAACTGGGCGAGCATGCGGCCGCGGAGGGCGTCGAGCTGTTCCTGGAGCCCCTCAACCGGTACGAGGACCACATGGTCAACCGGCTCGAGCAGGCGGCCGAGCTGATCAAGGCGACCGGCCTGGAGTCGGTGCGGATCGGCATCGACAGCTACCACATGAACATCGAGGAGTCCGATCCGTCCGCCGCGATCACCGAGTTCGCGCCGTACGTCGGCCACGTGCAGCTCAGCGACTCGAACCGGCTGCAGCCGGGCGCGGGCCACCTCGACTGGGCCGCGTTCCTCGGTGCGCTGGACGCCGTGGGCTACGACCGGTACCTGGCGGTCGAGTGCCGGTTGAGCGGCGACCCGGTCGAGGCGGTCCGCTCGATCCCCGCCGTCGTCAGGCGGTACGTGTGA
- a CDS encoding zinc-binding alcohol dehydrogenase — protein sequence MARVVQFSAPRVAEVVDFDPPPLPPGHVRVRTAYSGISAGTELTAYRGTNPYLTRSWDPDARLFREATAGIAFPVVGWGYSESGEVTEVAGDVTGLAVGDQVWGIWGHRSEAVVPAEKLIGHQLPAGVDLAAGAFARVGAIAFNAILAAGISLGELVAIYGQGVIGLLATRLAVLSGAQVVTVDAVPARRAESVRFGATESLVPGSAAERIRELSPAGADTAIELSGVYAALHEAIRSVTVGGRVVASGFYQGGGEALRLGEEFHHNRVQLVSSQIGGVPPELAGRWSVDRLQTTFLGLVGSGQVDVRPLISHRVPVEEAADAYTLLDTRPGDALQVLLEF from the coding sequence GTGGCCCGCGTCGTCCAGTTCTCCGCTCCCCGCGTCGCCGAGGTCGTCGACTTCGATCCGCCACCGCTGCCGCCGGGCCACGTCCGGGTGCGGACGGCGTACTCCGGGATCTCGGCCGGCACCGAGCTGACGGCGTACCGCGGCACGAATCCGTACCTGACCCGCAGCTGGGACCCGGACGCGCGGCTGTTCCGCGAAGCGACCGCGGGGATCGCGTTCCCGGTCGTCGGCTGGGGCTACTCCGAGTCCGGCGAGGTCACTGAGGTCGCCGGCGACGTCACCGGGCTCGCGGTGGGCGACCAGGTGTGGGGCATCTGGGGTCACCGCTCCGAGGCCGTGGTGCCGGCCGAGAAGCTGATCGGCCACCAGTTGCCCGCCGGCGTGGACCTGGCGGCGGGCGCGTTCGCGCGGGTCGGGGCGATCGCGTTCAACGCGATCCTGGCGGCCGGGATCTCGCTCGGCGAGCTGGTCGCGATCTACGGTCAGGGCGTGATCGGGTTGCTGGCCACCCGGCTCGCGGTGCTGAGCGGTGCGCAGGTCGTCACCGTGGACGCGGTGCCGGCGCGACGCGCGGAGTCGGTGCGCTTCGGCGCGACCGAGTCCCTGGTACCCGGGTCCGCGGCCGAGCGGATCCGCGAGCTGAGCCCGGCCGGGGCCGACACCGCGATCGAGCTCTCGGGCGTGTACGCCGCGCTGCACGAGGCGATCCGGTCCGTGACCGTCGGCGGGCGGGTGGTCGCCTCCGGCTTCTACCAGGGCGGCGGCGAGGCGCTGCGGCTCGGCGAGGAGTTCCACCACAACCGGGTGCAACTGGTGAGCTCGCAGATCGGCGGGGTCCCGCCCGAGCTGGCCGGGCGCTGGTCGGTCGACCGGCTGCAGACGACGTTCCTCGGCCTGGTCGGCAGCGGCCAGGTGGATGTCCGCCCGCTGATCAGCCATCGGGTCCCGGTCGAGGAGGCCGCGGACGCCTACACCCTGCTCGACACGCGTCCCGGTGACGCCCTGCAAGTGCTGCTGGAGTTCTGA
- a CDS encoding carbohydrate ABC transporter permease — protein MSRAAFQEKFFGVMRWVVIAVLVVATIFPFYYMLLLSVKPIDNLLLDPGRIWVSVSEFTVDSYRQVLTSVEDGGQGFLTMLRNSALVSIGAVVLTLLVAIPGAYAVSRLRFTGRREVSALFLGVYLFPATLLAVPLFVMFAKAGLQGSLVGLVIVYIAQTVPVAIYMLRNYFATVPVSVEEAAALDGCSRLTIIRRIVLPLAAPSVMATGLYVFMIAWNEFLFALLFLAAEPTHWTVSLGLQQLANGVEVPKTVLMAGSVVLTLPVVLMFYAAERMLTEGLTSGADKS, from the coding sequence GTGAGTAGGGCCGCGTTCCAGGAGAAGTTCTTCGGCGTGATGCGCTGGGTGGTGATCGCTGTCCTGGTGGTGGCGACCATCTTCCCCTTCTACTACATGCTGTTGCTGTCGGTGAAGCCGATCGACAACCTGTTGCTCGACCCGGGCCGGATCTGGGTGTCGGTCAGTGAGTTCACCGTGGACTCGTACCGGCAGGTGCTCACCTCGGTCGAGGACGGCGGCCAGGGCTTCCTCACCATGCTGCGGAACTCCGCGCTGGTCTCGATCGGCGCCGTCGTGCTGACGCTGCTGGTCGCCATTCCGGGCGCGTACGCCGTCAGCCGCCTGCGGTTCACCGGGCGGCGCGAGGTGAGCGCGCTCTTCCTCGGCGTGTACCTGTTCCCGGCGACGCTGCTCGCCGTACCGCTGTTCGTGATGTTCGCGAAGGCCGGGCTGCAGGGGAGTCTCGTCGGACTCGTCATCGTGTACATCGCGCAGACCGTGCCGGTGGCGATCTACATGCTCCGGAACTACTTCGCCACCGTGCCGGTGAGCGTCGAGGAGGCGGCGGCGCTGGACGGGTGCTCCCGGCTGACGATCATCCGGCGGATCGTGCTGCCGCTGGCCGCGCCGTCGGTGATGGCCACCGGGCTGTACGTTTTCATGATCGCGTGGAACGAGTTCCTCTTCGCGCTGCTGTTCCTGGCGGCCGAGCCGACGCACTGGACGGTCTCGCTCGGGCTGCAGCAGCTCGCGAACGGGGTCGAGGTGCCGAAGACCGTGCTGATGGCAGGCTCGGTCGTGCTGACTCTGCCGGTGGTGCTCATGTTCTACGCGGCGGAGCGCATGCTGACGGAGGGATTGACCAGTGGGGCAGATAAGAGCTGA
- a CDS encoding ROK family protein codes for MGQIRADLTTSGYLLELVRTGRGRTRAELQELTGLSRSTLGQRLDGLLRNGWLVEAGSTASTGGRPPVVLRFDERHACVLTADLDTRHARAALMDLAGGVLAEQSGDLVIADGPGVVLDTLADWFDGLLAAAGRSVAELAGIGVSVPGPVEFDTGLVIRPPIMPGWDEYPIREHLRQRFDVPVLVDNDANAMALGEQAAGYPDCPAFVLVKVSTGIGSGVVIDGQVFRGIDGGAGDIGHIRVRDAGDAKCQCGSIGCLAAVASGGAVAAALTELGVTARSGADVRALLQAGQPDALRLAREAGRRVGEVLATVVSVLNPGVLMIAGDLAHTDFVAGVHEVLYQVTLPRATRHLTVATGQLADHAALDGMSRLVVNEVFSSTAVDARLSLQE; via the coding sequence GTGGGGCAGATAAGAGCTGATCTCACGACCTCGGGGTACCTGCTGGAGCTCGTCCGCACCGGCAGGGGGCGGACGCGTGCCGAGTTGCAGGAACTCACCGGACTGTCCCGGTCGACGCTGGGGCAGCGCCTCGACGGCCTGCTGCGGAACGGCTGGCTGGTGGAGGCGGGGTCGACCGCCTCCACCGGTGGCCGGCCGCCGGTGGTCCTGCGGTTCGACGAGCGGCATGCCTGCGTACTGACCGCTGACCTCGACACCCGGCATGCACGCGCGGCCCTGATGGATCTGGCCGGCGGTGTGCTGGCCGAGCAGTCCGGTGACCTGGTCATCGCGGACGGTCCGGGTGTTGTTCTCGACACGCTGGCGGACTGGTTCGACGGGCTGCTCGCCGCGGCGGGGCGGTCGGTGGCTGAGCTCGCGGGGATCGGCGTGTCGGTGCCCGGGCCGGTCGAGTTCGACACCGGCCTGGTGATCCGGCCGCCGATCATGCCGGGCTGGGACGAGTACCCGATCCGCGAACACCTCCGCCAGCGGTTCGACGTACCGGTGCTGGTCGACAACGACGCGAACGCGATGGCGCTCGGCGAGCAGGCGGCCGGGTATCCGGACTGCCCGGCGTTCGTTCTGGTCAAGGTGTCGACCGGGATCGGGTCCGGGGTGGTGATCGACGGGCAGGTGTTCCGCGGCATCGACGGCGGCGCCGGCGACATCGGGCACATCCGGGTCCGGGACGCCGGGGACGCGAAGTGTCAGTGCGGTTCGATCGGCTGCCTGGCGGCGGTCGCGAGCGGTGGCGCCGTCGCCGCCGCGCTCACCGAGCTGGGCGTGACCGCGCGCTCCGGCGCCGACGTCCGCGCCTTGCTGCAGGCCGGCCAGCCGGACGCACTGCGGCTGGCCCGTGAGGCCGGCCGCCGGGTGGGGGAGGTGCTGGCGACGGTCGTCAGCGTCCTCAACCCCGGCGTACTGATGATCGCAGGCGACCTCGCCCACACGGACTTCGTCGCCGGCGTCCACGAGGTCCTCTACCAGGTAACCCTCCCGCGAGCCACCCGCCACCTAACGGTCGCCACCGGCCAACTGGCCGACCACGCCGCCCTCGACGGCATGTCCCGCCTGGTCGTCAACGAGGTCTTCTCCTCCACCGCAGTAGACGCCCGCCTCAGCCTCCAGGAATAG
- the cimA gene encoding citramalate synthase, with the protein MSIPDDFHVYDTTLRDGAQQEGLALSVADKIAIAQHLDDLGVGFIEGGWPGAVPKDTEFFERARTELQLRNATFAAFGATCKPESVAADDPQVAALRESGADVVTLVAKSHDAHVERALRTTLDENLRMVADTVRHLRENGQRVFLDTEHFFDGYRANRAYALEVVRVAAEAGADVVALCDTNGGTLPRELQDVVRDVLAATGARLGIHAHNDGGCAVANSIAAVEAGATHVQGTINGYGERTGNADLLAIVANLELKRGMRLLPEGKLAESFRIAHAIAEVTNVPPSARQPYVGLSAFAHKAGLHASAIKVDPDLYQHTDPALVGNDMRMLVSEMAGRASVELKGRELGFELGNDRELLSRVTERVKDLEARGYTFEAADASFSLLLSEEVDGKRPSFFDVESWRVITESRADGEAVSEATVKLVAGGEREIVTGEGNGPVNALDHALRSAIERAYPAVNKFELVDYKVRILDQGHGTDAVIRVLIQTGDGEGSWVTVGVGHNIIEASWEALVDAVTFGLLRHKEVAR; encoded by the coding sequence ATGAGCATCCCGGACGATTTCCACGTCTACGACACGACGTTGCGCGACGGCGCGCAGCAGGAGGGTCTGGCGCTGTCCGTGGCCGACAAGATCGCCATCGCGCAGCACCTGGACGACTTGGGGGTCGGCTTCATCGAGGGCGGCTGGCCGGGCGCCGTACCGAAGGACACCGAGTTCTTCGAGCGGGCGCGGACCGAGCTGCAGTTGCGGAACGCGACGTTCGCGGCCTTCGGGGCAACCTGCAAGCCCGAATCCGTGGCCGCCGACGACCCGCAGGTCGCCGCGCTCCGGGAGTCCGGCGCCGATGTCGTCACACTCGTTGCCAAGAGCCACGACGCGCACGTCGAGCGGGCCCTGCGGACGACGCTCGACGAGAACCTGCGGATGGTCGCGGACACCGTCCGGCACCTCCGGGAGAACGGGCAGCGGGTCTTTCTCGACACCGAGCACTTCTTCGACGGCTACCGCGCGAACCGCGCCTACGCGCTGGAGGTCGTACGCGTAGCCGCCGAGGCCGGGGCCGACGTGGTCGCGCTGTGCGACACCAACGGCGGGACGCTGCCCCGGGAGCTGCAGGACGTCGTCCGCGACGTCCTCGCGGCGACGGGCGCCCGGCTCGGCATCCACGCCCACAACGACGGCGGCTGCGCGGTGGCGAACTCGATCGCCGCTGTCGAGGCCGGCGCCACGCACGTCCAGGGCACGATCAACGGGTACGGCGAACGCACCGGCAACGCCGACCTGCTGGCGATCGTCGCCAACCTCGAGCTCAAGCGCGGCATGCGGCTGCTCCCGGAGGGCAAGCTGGCCGAGTCGTTCCGGATCGCGCACGCGATCGCCGAGGTGACCAACGTGCCGCCGTCGGCCCGGCAGCCGTACGTCGGCCTGTCGGCGTTCGCGCACAAGGCCGGCCTGCACGCCAGCGCGATCAAGGTGGACCCGGACCTCTACCAGCACACGGATCCGGCGCTGGTCGGCAACGACATGCGGATGCTGGTGTCGGAGATGGCCGGCCGGGCGAGTGTCGAGCTGAAGGGCCGCGAGCTCGGGTTCGAACTCGGCAACGACCGCGAGCTGCTCAGCCGGGTGACCGAGCGGGTGAAGGACCTCGAGGCCCGCGGGTACACGTTCGAGGCGGCCGACGCGTCGTTCTCGCTGCTGCTCAGCGAGGAGGTCGACGGGAAGCGGCCGAGCTTCTTCGACGTCGAGTCGTGGCGGGTGATCACGGAGTCGCGCGCCGACGGTGAGGCGGTGTCCGAGGCGACGGTGAAGCTGGTCGCCGGCGGCGAGCGGGAGATCGTCACGGGCGAGGGCAACGGCCCGGTGAACGCGCTCGACCACGCGCTCCGGTCCGCGATCGAGCGGGCGTACCCGGCGGTGAACAAGTTCGAGCTCGTCGACTACAAGGTCCGCATCCTCGACCAGGGGCACGGCACCGACGCCGTGATCAGAGTCCTGATCCAGACCGGGGACGGCGAAGGCTCGTGGGTGACGGTCGGCGTCGGGCACAACATCATCGAGGCGTCCTGGGAGGCGCTGGTCGACGCGGTCACGTTCGGGCTGCTGCGCCACAAGGAGGTCGCGCGATGA
- a CDS encoding extracellular solute-binding protein: protein MAPLTKLSRALAALCALVLTAGLLTSCGDESAGGNPRSITVWSLENVSDRLETTRQILKKFTAETGIEVKLVGVDEPQLSQLVMSAAAAGKLPDVIGAVPLAAMQQLSSNGLLNPDVADQAVAELGESTFNPRALELTRDGGRQLAVPSDGWTQLLYYRKDLFAAAGLPAPTTYAAIEQAARTLNKGGVEGISLATDPADPFTQQSFEHLALANGCQLVDPQGKVTLDSQPCKDAFRFYGDLATKYSASGTQTVDSTRASYFAGKSAMVVWSSFLLDELAGLRDDALPSCEQCKADKQWLSRNTGVVTAVQGPDGKQPAQFGELTGWTVTKTAKADASRQFVEYMLNEGYNEWIGMAAEGKFPVRHGTAADPTAFDRAWDKADIGVDTRKPLAALYPAPLIADLRAGVGKMQRWGITEGQGALVGATLGELPVPKAISALASGQVTADDAAQQATDDIVAIQDTLG from the coding sequence ATGGCACCCCTGACCAAGCTGTCCCGAGCGCTCGCCGCCTTGTGCGCGCTGGTGCTGACCGCCGGGCTGCTGACGTCGTGCGGCGACGAGTCCGCCGGCGGCAACCCGCGCAGCATCACGGTCTGGTCGCTGGAGAACGTCTCCGACCGGCTCGAGACCACGCGGCAGATCCTGAAGAAGTTCACCGCGGAGACCGGGATCGAGGTGAAGCTCGTCGGGGTCGACGAGCCGCAGCTCAGCCAGCTGGTGATGTCGGCGGCCGCGGCCGGCAAGCTGCCCGACGTGATCGGCGCGGTCCCGCTGGCCGCGATGCAGCAGTTGTCGAGCAACGGCCTGCTCAACCCCGACGTCGCGGACCAGGCGGTCGCGGAGCTCGGCGAGTCCACCTTCAACCCGCGGGCCCTGGAGCTCACGCGCGACGGCGGCCGGCAACTCGCCGTACCGTCGGACGGCTGGACGCAGCTGCTCTACTACCGCAAGGACCTGTTCGCGGCGGCCGGGCTGCCGGCGCCGACGACGTACGCCGCCATCGAGCAGGCGGCCCGGACGCTGAACAAGGGCGGCGTCGAGGGGATCTCGCTGGCCACCGACCCCGCCGATCCGTTCACCCAGCAGAGTTTCGAGCACCTCGCACTGGCGAACGGCTGTCAGCTCGTCGATCCACAGGGCAAGGTGACGCTCGACAGTCAGCCCTGCAAGGACGCGTTCCGCTTCTACGGCGACCTGGCGACCAAGTACTCCGCCTCCGGGACGCAGACCGTCGACTCGACGCGGGCGTCGTACTTCGCCGGAAAGTCCGCGATGGTGGTCTGGTCGTCGTTCCTGCTCGACGAGCTCGCCGGCCTCCGGGACGACGCGCTGCCCAGCTGCGAGCAGTGCAAGGCCGACAAGCAGTGGCTCTCGCGCAACACCGGCGTCGTGACCGCCGTACAGGGGCCGGACGGCAAGCAGCCGGCGCAGTTCGGTGAGCTGACCGGGTGGACCGTGACGAAGACCGCGAAGGCGGACGCGTCCCGGCAGTTCGTCGAGTACATGCTGAACGAGGGATACAACGAGTGGATCGGGATGGCCGCCGAAGGCAAGTTCCCGGTGCGGCACGGGACCGCTGCCGATCCGACCGCGTTCGACCGCGCGTGGGACAAGGCCGACATCGGCGTCGACACCCGCAAGCCGCTGGCCGCGCTCTACCCGGCGCCGCTGATCGCCGACCTGCGGGCGGGCGTCGGGAAGATGCAGCGCTGGGGGATCACCGAAGGGCAGGGCGCCCTGGTCGGCGCGACGCTCGGCGAGCTGCCGGTGCCGAAGGCGATCAGCGCGCTGGCGAGCGGGCAGGTGACCGCCGACGACGCCGCGCAACAGGCGACCGACGACATCGTCGCGATCCAGGACACGTTGGGGTGA
- a CDS encoding ribonucleotide-diphosphate reductase subunit beta, which produces MLHRRPGLRGLPVTTGLGELTVGAARVDVADKAMINSRADVNQLLPLKYTWAWEKYLAACNNHWMPTEVSMQADISLWKSRDGLTDAERLMLKRNLGFFATAESLVANNIVLAVYRQLSNPECRQYLLRQAFEEAVHTHTFQYICTSLGLDEGELFNMYREVPSISDKDAWALKYTQHLEDPDFRTGTPETDTAFLRDLIAFYVVFEGMWFYTGFAQILSLGRRNKMVGIAEQYQYILRDESIHLNFGIDCINQIKQENPHLWTGAFRSEVRQMLTEACELEVAYGRATLPTGMLGLTADLCGQYMRFVTDRRAEQIGLNPVFGETRNPFPWMSEVMDLKKEKNFFETRVIEYQSAGGLSWD; this is translated from the coding sequence CTGCTCCATCGACGACCCGGATTGCGAGGCCTGCCAGTGACCACCGGACTGGGCGAGCTCACCGTCGGCGCCGCGCGTGTCGACGTGGCCGACAAGGCGATGATCAACTCCCGCGCCGACGTGAACCAGTTGCTGCCGTTGAAGTACACGTGGGCCTGGGAGAAGTACCTGGCCGCCTGCAACAACCACTGGATGCCGACCGAGGTGTCGATGCAGGCCGACATCTCCCTGTGGAAGTCCCGCGATGGGCTGACCGACGCCGAGCGGCTGATGCTCAAGCGCAACCTCGGCTTCTTCGCCACCGCGGAGTCCCTGGTCGCGAACAACATCGTGCTCGCGGTCTATCGCCAACTCAGCAACCCCGAGTGCCGGCAGTACCTGCTGCGCCAGGCGTTCGAGGAGGCAGTGCACACGCACACCTTCCAGTACATCTGCACCTCGCTCGGGCTCGACGAGGGCGAGCTGTTCAACATGTACCGCGAGGTGCCGTCGATCTCCGACAAGGACGCGTGGGCGCTGAAGTACACCCAGCACCTCGAGGACCCGGACTTCCGGACCGGGACGCCGGAGACCGACACCGCGTTCCTGCGCGACCTGATCGCGTTCTACGTGGTGTTCGAGGGGATGTGGTTCTACACCGGGTTCGCGCAGATCCTCTCGCTCGGCCGGCGCAACAAGATGGTCGGCATCGCCGAGCAGTACCAGTACATCCTGCGCGACGAGTCGATCCACCTGAACTTCGGCATCGACTGCATCAACCAGATCAAGCAGGAGAACCCGCACCTGTGGACCGGCGCCTTCCGGTCCGAGGTCCGGCAGATGCTCACCGAGGCCTGCGAACTCGAGGTCGCCTACGGCCGCGCCACCCTCCCGACCGGCATGCTCGGCCTCACCGCGGACCTCTGCGGGCAGTACATGCGCTTCGTCACGGACCGCAGAGCGGAACAAATCGGCCTGAATCCGGTTTTCGGTGAAACGCGGAACCCCTTTCCCTGGATGTCAGAGGTGATGGACCTGAAGAAGGAGAAGAACTTCTTCGAGACCCGCGTCATCGAGTACCAGTCCGCCGGCGGCCTCAGCTGGGACTGA
- a CDS encoding sugar ABC transporter permease, which translates to MTTLTERPPATEPTRRSKPHTARREENRTGLALVSPTFLIVLVVVVLPILWTVVLAFQSVRLVDIQSQGLWGHWTLRNLERVFSSPGFWSSLWTTVVYTVGSTLGSILVGLVAALALRRPFRGRALVRGAMLLPYVAPVVAVAFVWQVLLSPDLGVVNHWGLNVFGWDRPIPFLTQRSYDVLGVPVPMALFTVITFETWRYFPFAFLFLLARLQAVPAVLEEAAVVDGTTPWQRFRFILLPQLMPVIALLSVLRFIMTFNKFDDVYLLTGGGAGTDVVAVRVYRFLTARFDVGLASAQAVVLAAVLIVLLGLYFRLWGRRAQEEES; encoded by the coding sequence ATGACCACACTGACCGAGCGGCCGCCGGCGACCGAGCCGACGCGTCGCAGCAAGCCTCACACCGCCCGGCGCGAGGAGAACCGCACCGGCCTCGCCCTGGTCTCACCGACGTTCCTGATCGTGCTGGTCGTCGTGGTGCTGCCGATCCTCTGGACGGTCGTGCTCGCGTTCCAGAGCGTGCGACTGGTCGACATCCAGAGCCAGGGCCTGTGGGGCCACTGGACGCTGCGCAACCTCGAGCGGGTCTTCAGCTCACCCGGGTTCTGGTCGTCGCTGTGGACCACGGTCGTCTACACGGTCGGCTCGACGCTCGGCTCGATCCTGGTCGGGCTGGTCGCCGCGCTCGCCCTGCGCCGGCCGTTCCGCGGCCGCGCGCTGGTCCGCGGCGCCATGCTGCTGCCGTACGTCGCTCCGGTCGTGGCCGTTGCCTTCGTCTGGCAGGTCCTGCTCAGCCCGGATCTCGGCGTCGTCAACCACTGGGGGCTCAACGTCTTCGGCTGGGACCGCCCGATCCCGTTCCTGACGCAGCGGTCGTACGACGTGCTCGGCGTACCGGTGCCGATGGCGCTGTTCACCGTGATCACCTTCGAGACCTGGCGGTACTTCCCGTTCGCCTTCCTGTTCCTGCTGGCGCGGCTGCAGGCGGTGCCGGCGGTGCTCGAGGAGGCGGCGGTGGTGGACGGCACGACACCTTGGCAGCGGTTCCGGTTCATCCTGCTGCCGCAGCTGATGCCGGTGATCGCGTTGCTGTCGGTGCTGCGGTTCATCATGACGTTCAACAAGTTCGACGACGTGTATCTGCTGACCGGCGGCGGCGCCGGCACCGACGTGGTCGCCGTCCGGGTCTACCGGTTCCTCACCGCGCGGTTCGACGTCGGCCTGGCGTCCGCGCAGGCCGTCGTGCTGGCAGCGGTGCTGATCGTGCTGCTCGGCCTGTACTTCCGCCTCTGGGGCCGCCGCGCACAGGAGGAGGAGTCGTGA